Proteins co-encoded in one Streptococcus pyogenes genomic window:
- the rpoE gene encoding DNA-directed RNA polymerase subunit delta: MKLDVFAGQEKSELSMIEVARAILEERGRDNEMYFSDLVNEIQNYLGKSDAGIRHALPFFYTDLNTDGSFIPLGENKWGLRSWYAIDEIDEEIITLEEDEDGAQKRKKKRVNAFMDGDEDAIDYRDDDPEDEDFTEESAEVEYDEEDPDDEKSEVESYDSELNEIIPEDDFEEVDINEEDEEDEEDEEPVL, encoded by the coding sequence TTGAAATTAGACGTATTTGCAGGACAAGAAAAAAGCGAGCTTTCCATGATTGAAGTGGCGCGTGCCATTTTGGAAGAACGCGGTCGCGACAATGAGATGTACTTTAGCGATTTAGTCAATGAGATTCAAAATTACTTAGGAAAATCTGATGCAGGTATTCGTCATGCATTACCATTTTTCTATACTGACTTAAATACGGATGGCTCATTTATTCCTCTAGGTGAAAACAAATGGGGACTTCGTTCGTGGTATGCTATTGATGAAATTGATGAAGAAATTATTACTCTAGAAGAAGATGAAGATGGCGCACAAAAACGTAAGAAAAAACGCGTTAATGCTTTCATGGATGGAGATGAAGACGCTATTGATTATAGAGATGATGATCCAGAAGATGAAGATTTCACAGAAGAATCAGCTGAGGTTGAATATGATGAAGAAGATCCAGATGATGAAAAATCAGAAGTGGAGTCATATGATTCAGAATTGAATGAAATTATCCCTGAAGATGATTTTGAAGAAGTTGATATCAATGAAGAAGACGAAGAAGATGAAGAAGATGAAGAACCAGTTCTCTAA
- the truA gene encoding tRNA pseudouridine(38-40) synthase TruA: MVRYKATISYDGTLFSGFQRQRHLRTVQEEIEKTLYKLNNGTKIIIHGAGRTDAGVHAYGQVIHFDLPQEQEVEKLRFALDTQTPEDIDVVNIEKVADDFHCRYQKHLKTYEFLVDNGRPKNPMMRHYTTHYPYTLNIKLMQEAINGLVGTHDFTGFTAAGTSVQNKVRTITKATVSRDEKTDFLVFTFSGNGFLYKQVRNMVGTLLKIGNGQMPVEQVKVILSSKNRQLAGPTISGNGLYLKEICYEN, translated from the coding sequence ATGGTAAGATACAAAGCAACGATTTCCTATGATGGGACTCTTTTTTCGGGTTTTCAAAGACAAAGACATTTACGTACGGTTCAAGAAGAGATTGAAAAAACACTCTATAAATTAAATAACGGTACAAAAATTATAATTCATGGTGCAGGACGTACGGATGCAGGAGTACATGCTTATGGACAGGTGATCCATTTTGATTTGCCTCAAGAACAAGAAGTTGAAAAATTGCGATTTGCTCTTGATACACAGACTCCTGAAGATATTGATGTTGTTAATATAGAAAAAGTGGCTGATGATTTTCATTGTCGTTATCAGAAGCATTTAAAAACTTATGAATTTTTAGTTGATAATGGTCGACCTAAAAATCCGATGATGCGACACTATACCACTCATTACCCTTATACTCTTAATATTAAACTTATGCAAGAAGCTATTAACGGTCTGGTAGGTACACACGATTTTACTGGTTTTACAGCAGCAGGAACTTCGGTACAAAATAAGGTGCGAACGATTACCAAAGCAACGGTATCTCGGGATGAAAAAACTGATTTTTTGGTGTTTACTTTTTCAGGAAATGGTTTTCTCTATAAGCAGGTGAGGAATATGGTGGGAACTTTGCTGAAAATTGGTAATGGTCAAATGCCAGTTGAACAAGTTAAAGTGATTTTGAGCTCCAAAAATCGTCAGCTAGCTGGACCAACGATATCTGGAAATGGGCTTTACTTGAAGGAGATTTGTTATGAAAACTGA
- a CDS encoding mechanosensitive ion channel family protein: protein MTFILHYLEQSHIENIGLTIFKKLVSLIILLLFFAILKRVTNYLFEKTINKSFAYSRQSEARKKTLSKLTHNILNYLLYFLLIYWILSLFGIPVSSLLAGAGIAGVAIGLGAQGFLSDVVNGFFILFENQFEVGDNVTISDIEGSVFGVGIRTTQIRGFDGTLHFIPNRSITVVSNKSRGNMRALIEIPLYSTVNLSQVTRIIDEVNQKELPNHPQIVGKPNILGPQNNSNGQFTFRIAIFTENGEQFKIYHTFYRLYQEALLKEGIQLPTAISYSITSKS from the coding sequence ATGACATTTATATTACATTACCTAGAGCAGTCTCATATCGAAAATATTGGCTTAACGATTTTTAAAAAGCTAGTGTCTCTCATTATTCTATTACTCTTTTTTGCTATTTTAAAACGTGTTACTAACTATCTTTTTGAAAAAACCATTAACAAATCGTTTGCTTATTCAAGACAAAGTGAAGCTCGCAAAAAAACACTCTCTAAGCTCACTCACAACATTTTAAATTACTTATTATATTTTCTTCTCATTTATTGGATACTTAGCTTATTTGGCATACCTGTCTCTAGTCTTCTAGCAGGAGCTGGAATTGCTGGAGTAGCAATCGGGTTAGGTGCACAAGGATTTTTATCTGACGTTGTCAATGGCTTTTTTATCTTATTTGAGAATCAATTTGAAGTAGGAGATAACGTTACTATCTCTGACATAGAAGGCAGTGTCTTTGGTGTTGGAATTAGAACTACTCAAATTCGTGGATTCGATGGAACACTACATTTCATCCCAAACCGTAGCATCACCGTTGTCAGCAACAAATCTCGTGGTAATATGCGTGCCTTAATTGAAATTCCTCTTTATTCCACTGTTAATTTGAGCCAAGTCACTCGAATCATTGATGAAGTGAATCAAAAGGAATTGCCAAACCATCCTCAAATCGTTGGCAAACCAAATATTTTAGGGCCTCAAAATAACTCTAATGGACAGTTCACTTTTAGAATTGCTATTTTCACAGAAAATGGAGAACAATTTAAGATTTACCATACTTTTTATAGACTTTATCAAGAAGCTTTACTCAAAGAAGGCATTCAATTACCGACTGCAATCAGCTATTCTATCACCTCAAAATCTTAA
- a CDS encoding CTP synthase, with product MTKYIFVTGGVVSSIGKGIVAASLGRLLKNRGLKVTIQKFDPYINIDPGTMSPYQHGEVYVTDDGAETDLDLGHYERFIDINLNKYSNVTTGKIYSEVLRKERKGEYLGATVQVIPHITDALKEKIKRAASTTDSDVIITEVGGTVGDIESLPFLEALRQMKADVGSENVMYIHTTLLPYLKAAGEMKTKPTQHSVKELRGLGIQPNMLVIRTEEPVEQGIKNKLAQFCDVNSEAVIESRDVEHLYQIPLNLQAQSMDQIVCDHLKLNAPQADMTEWSAMVDKVMNLRKTTKIALVGKYVELPDAYLSVVEALKHSGYANDTAIDLKWVNANDVTVDNAADLLGDADGIIVPGGFGQRGTEGKIQAIRYARENDVPMLGICLGMQLTCVEFARHVLNMEGANSFELEPSTKYPIIDIMRDQIDIEDMGGTLRLGLYPCKLKPGSKAAMAYNNQEVVQRRHRHRYEFNNKFRPEFEAAGFVFSGVSPDNRLVEIVELKEKKFFVAAQYHPELQSRPNRPEELYTAFVTAAIKNSN from the coding sequence ATGACGAAATACATTTTTGTAACTGGTGGTGTTGTATCATCAATTGGCAAAGGAATTGTTGCGGCAAGTCTTGGCCGATTGTTAAAAAATCGTGGACTTAAGGTGACGATTCAAAAATTTGATCCTTATATTAATATTGATCCAGGGACGATGAGCCCCTATCAGCATGGAGAAGTATATGTGACAGATGACGGTGCTGAAACCGACTTGGATTTGGGTCACTATGAACGTTTTATTGATATCAATCTTAATAAATATTCCAATGTTACAACAGGTAAAATTTATAGTGAAGTCCTTCGTAAAGAACGTAAAGGCGAGTACCTTGGAGCGACTGTTCAGGTGATTCCTCATATCACAGATGCCCTTAAAGAAAAAATCAAACGCGCAGCTTCAACAACGGACTCTGATGTAATTATTACTGAGGTCGGGGGGACTGTTGGCGATATTGAAAGTTTACCGTTCTTAGAAGCTCTTCGTCAGATGAAAGCTGATGTTGGTTCTGAAAATGTGATGTATATTCACACCACCTTGTTGCCATATTTAAAGGCAGCGGGTGAAATGAAAACTAAGCCAACGCAACATTCCGTTAAAGAATTGCGTGGTTTAGGGATTCAACCGAATATGTTGGTTATTCGTACGGAAGAGCCAGTTGAGCAGGGGATTAAAAATAAATTGGCTCAGTTCTGTGATGTGAATTCAGAAGCTGTTATCGAGTCACGTGATGTAGAACACTTGTATCAAATTCCATTGAACTTGCAAGCTCAATCAATGGATCAGATTGTTTGTGATCATTTGAAATTGAATGCGCCACAAGCTGATATGACCGAGTGGTCAGCTATGGTTGACAAGGTGATGAATTTAAGAAAAACAACAAAAATTGCCTTGGTTGGTAAATATGTGGAATTGCCAGATGCCTACTTATCTGTTGTGGAAGCCTTGAAACATTCTGGTTATGCCAATGATACCGCAATTGACCTAAAATGGGTCAATGCTAACGATGTGACGGTGGATAATGCAGCTGACTTGTTGGGAGATGCGGATGGGATTATTGTACCAGGTGGTTTTGGTCAACGTGGTACAGAAGGCAAGATCCAAGCGATTCGCTATGCCCGCGAAAATGATGTGCCAATGCTTGGTATTTGTCTTGGCATGCAGTTGACTTGTGTTGAATTTGCCCGCCATGTCCTCAATATGGAAGGTGCAAACTCTTTTGAATTAGAGCCAAGTACTAAATACCCCATCATTGATATCATGCGTGATCAAATTGATATTGAAGATATGGGAGGTACGCTTCGTCTGGGATTGTACCCATGTAAATTGAAACCAGGTTCAAAAGCAGCAATGGCTTACAATAATCAAGAGGTGGTGCAACGTCGTCATCGTCACCGTTATGAGTTCAACAACAAATTCCGTCCAGAATTTGAAGCAGCTGGTTTTGTTTTCTCAGGGGTATCACCTGACAACCGCTTAGTTGAAATTGTAGAATTGAAAGAGAAAAAATTCTTTGTAGCAGCTCAATACCACCCAGAATTGCAAAGCCGTCCAAATCGTCCTGAGGAGCTATACACCGCTTTTGTTACAGCTGCTATTAAAAATAGCAATTAG
- a CDS encoding sigma-70 family RNA polymerase sigma factor, protein MSCCFFVVLFILGIVKKKRRLKMSIETRAAFEKVKPIILKLKRHYYIQLWDRDDWLQEGHIILLQLLERYPELIEEEERLYRYFKTKFSSYLKDLLRRQESQKRQFHKLAYEEIGEVAHAIPSRGLWLDDYVAYQEVIASLENQLNSQERMQFQALIRGERFKGRRALLRKISPYFKEFAQQL, encoded by the coding sequence ATGTCCTGTTGTTTTTTTGTGGTTCTCTTTATACTAGGGATAGTTAAAAAGAAAAGGAGACTCAAAATGTCGATAGAGACAAGAGCAGCGTTTGAAAAAGTTAAGCCCATTATTTTGAAATTAAAGCGACACTATTATATTCAATTGTGGGATAGAGATGACTGGTTACAAGAAGGACATATTATCTTATTACAGTTACTAGAAAGGTACCCAGAGTTAATTGAGGAAGAAGAGCGTTTATATCGCTATTTTAAAACAAAATTTTCATCTTATTTGAAAGATTTATTACGCCGTCAAGAAAGTCAAAAGCGTCAGTTCCATAAGTTAGCATATGAAGAGATAGGGGAGGTTGCACATGCCATTCCATCGAGAGGGTTATGGCTAGACGACTATGTGGCTTATCAAGAGGTAATAGCTAGCTTAGAGAACCAATTAAATTCGCAAGAGCGTATGCAGTTTCAAGCACTTATCAGGGGCGAACGTTTCAAGGGAAGACGTGCTCTACTTAGGAAGATCAGTCCCTATTTTAAGGAATTTGCACAGCAGTTGTAA
- a CDS encoding TIGR01440 family protein: MLNNLEKQTREIVIDVVERSAIQPGNLFVLGLSSSEILGSRIGKQSSLEVGQIVVEVVLDELNKRGVHLAVQGCEHVNRALVVERHVAESKQLEIVNVVPNLHAGGSAQMAAFQLMSDPVEVEEVIAHAGLDIGDTAIGMHIKRVQIPLIPCQRELGGAHVTALASRPKLIGGARADYNMDIIRKS, translated from the coding sequence TTGTTGAATAATTTAGAGAAACAAACAAGGGAAATCGTCATTGATGTTGTAGAACGCTCTGCTATTCAACCAGGTAATCTTTTTGTTCTAGGTCTTTCATCTAGCGAAATTTTGGGTAGTAGAATTGGAAAACAATCTAGTCTAGAAGTAGGTCAAATAGTTGTTGAAGTTGTGTTAGATGAATTAAATAAGCGTGGTGTTCATTTGGCTGTACAAGGTTGTGAACACGTCAATCGTGCCTTGGTAGTAGAGAGGCATGTGGCAGAATCTAAGCAGTTAGAGATTGTCAATGTGGTTCCGAATCTTCATGCTGGTGGCAGTGCTCAGATGGCTGCTTTTCAACTTATGTCAGACCCTGTCGAAGTAGAAGAAGTTATTGCACACGCTGGACTTGATATAGGTGATACTGCTATAGGAATGCATATTAAGCGTGTTCAGATCCCTCTGATTCCTTGTCAACGAGAGCTAGGAGGTGCTCATGTGACAGCTTTGGCTAGTCGACCAAAATTAATTGGTGGAGCTAGGGCTGATTACAATATGGATATTATCCGTAAATCCTAA
- a CDS encoding bifunctional hydroxymethylpyrimidine kinase/phosphomethylpyrimidine kinase, protein MKTDYIVTISGNDILSGGGLYADLATYIRYDLQAFVAVTCLTTRSEEGFSLFPVAKEIFRDQLNSFTNAPISAIKIGLLPNAEMCEIVLDFIKGHLGIPVVLDPVLACKEIDDVKIVPLRQEILQLLPYVTVVTPNLVEAQLLSQKEIVSLKDMQEAAKYFYQLGAKQVVIKGGNRFSQKKAIDLFYDGKEIVTLECPVLEKNNIGAGCTFASSIASQLVKKKTPLEAVKNSKELVYQAILQSDRYGVKQSYAK, encoded by the coding sequence ATGAAAACTGATTATATCGTGACTATATCTGGGAACGATATTTTAAGTGGAGGTGGTCTCTATGCTGATTTAGCGACTTACATAAGGTATGACCTACAGGCCTTTGTAGCGGTAACTTGTTTAACTACTAGATCTGAAGAGGGCTTTAGTCTATTTCCGGTAGCTAAAGAAATTTTCCGTGATCAGTTGAATAGCTTTACGAACGCTCCAATTTCTGCTATTAAAATTGGTTTGTTACCTAATGCGGAAATGTGTGAAATAGTTTTGGATTTTATAAAGGGGCATCTGGGAATCCCAGTGGTTTTAGATCCTGTTCTAGCATGTAAAGAAATAGATGATGTTAAAATAGTTCCTCTAAGACAGGAGATTTTACAATTATTGCCTTATGTGACTGTTGTTACTCCAAATTTGGTAGAGGCTCAGCTATTATCTCAAAAAGAGATTGTTTCTTTAAAAGATATGCAAGAAGCTGCTAAATATTTTTATCAACTTGGGGCAAAACAGGTGGTTATCAAGGGTGGTAATCGATTTAGTCAGAAAAAAGCTATTGATCTTTTTTATGATGGTAAAGAGATTGTTACCTTGGAATGTCCTGTACTTGAGAAAAATAATATTGGCGCAGGCTGTACTTTTGCATCTAGTATCGCTAGTCAGTTAGTAAAGAAAAAAACGCCACTAGAAGCTGTGAAAAACTCAAAAGAGTTAGTCTACCAAGCTATTTTACAATCTGATAGATACGGAGTAAAACAAAGTTATGCAAAATAG
- the tig gene encoding trigger factor: MSTSFENKATNRGVITFTISQDKIKPALDKAFNKIKKDLNAPGFRKGHMPRPVFNQKFGEEVLYEDALNIVLPEAYEAAVTELGLDVVAQPKIDVVSMEKGKEWTLSAEVVTKPEVKLGDYKNLVVEVDASKEVSDEDVDAKIERERQNLAELIIKDGEAAQGDTVVIDFVGSVDGVEFDGGKGDNFSLELGSGQFIPGFEDQLVGAKAGDEVEVNVTFPESYQAEDLAGKAAKFMTTIHEVKTKEVPELDDELAKDIDEDVDTLEDLKVKYRKELEAAQETAYDDAVEGAAIELAVANAEIVDLPEEMIHEEVNRSVNEFMGNMQRQGISPEMYFQLTGTTQEDLHNQYSAEADKRVKTNLVIEAIAKAEGFEATDSEIEQEINDLATEYNMPADQVRSLLSADMLKHDIAMKKAVEVITSTASVK, from the coding sequence ATGTCTACATCATTTGAAAACAAAGCTACAAATCGTGGCGTGATTACATTTACAATCAGTCAAGATAAAATAAAACCAGCTCTTGATAAAGCTTTTAATAAAATCAAAAAAGACTTGAATGCACCAGGTTTCCGTAAAGGACACATGCCTCGTCCAGTCTTCAACCAAAAATTTGGTGAAGAAGTTCTTTATGAAGATGCTTTGAATATTGTATTGCCAGAAGCTTATGAAGCAGCTGTGACGGAACTTGGTCTTGATGTGGTTGCACAACCAAAAATCGATGTTGTGTCAATGGAAAAAGGGAAAGAGTGGACACTTTCTGCTGAAGTTGTGACAAAACCTGAAGTGAAACTTGGTGATTACAAAAACCTAGTTGTAGAAGTTGATGCTTCAAAAGAAGTTTCAGATGAAGACGTGGATGCTAAAATTGAGCGCGAACGTCAAAACCTTGCGGAACTCATTATTAAAGACGGTGAAGCAGCTCAAGGTGACACTGTTGTGATTGACTTTGTTGGTTCAGTTGATGGTGTTGAGTTTGATGGCGGTAAAGGAGATAACTTCTCTCTTGAACTTGGTTCAGGACAATTTATCCCAGGTTTTGAAGATCAACTAGTTGGTGCTAAAGCTGGCGATGAAGTAGAAGTTAATGTCACATTCCCAGAATCTTACCAAGCAGAAGATCTTGCAGGTAAAGCCGCTAAATTTATGACAACTATTCACGAAGTCAAAACAAAAGAAGTACCAGAGCTTGATGATGAGCTTGCAAAAGATATTGATGAAGATGTTGACACACTTGAAGACTTAAAAGTAAAATATCGTAAAGAACTTGAAGCAGCTCAAGAAACTGCTTATGATGATGCTGTTGAAGGAGCTGCGATTGAATTAGCAGTTGCAAATGCTGAAATTGTTGATTTACCCGAAGAAATGATTCATGAAGAAGTCAACCGTTCAGTGAATGAATTTATGGGCAACATGCAACGTCAAGGAATCTCACCTGAAATGTACTTCCAATTGACTGGTACAACTCAAGAAGATTTACATAACCAATATTCAGCTGAAGCTGACAAACGTGTTAAAACAAACCTTGTTATTGAAGCAATTGCTAAAGCAGAAGGTTTTGAAGCAACAGATAGTGAAATTGAACAAGAAATTAATGACCTTGCAACAGAATATAACATGCCAGCTGACCAAGTTCGTTCTCTTCTTTCAGCAGATATGTTGAAACATGATATTGCAATGAAAAAAGCAGTTGAAGTAATTACAAGCACAGCAAGCGTTAAGTAA
- a CDS encoding ECF transporter S component: protein MQNSKIRQMSLTGILTALVVVLGRFVMLPTPTGFLTLLDAGIYAVSFSFGSAQGAIVGGLSGFLIDLVAGYPQWMFHSLIAHSVQGYFAGWRGRKRWLGVVIGSFIMIFWYFLGSLMLGYGLSGSLAGIWGNVMQNTLGLFVGFIIFKAILRQKKR, encoded by the coding sequence ATGCAAAATAGTAAGATACGACAAATGAGTTTAACAGGGATATTGACAGCATTGGTTGTTGTTTTAGGAAGATTTGTCATGCTACCTACTCCAACAGGTTTTTTAACGCTGTTGGATGCAGGAATTTATGCTGTCAGCTTTTCCTTTGGATCAGCTCAAGGAGCTATTGTGGGAGGGTTATCAGGTTTTTTAATCGATTTAGTGGCAGGATACCCTCAGTGGATGTTTCATAGTTTGATTGCTCACAGTGTCCAAGGGTATTTTGCGGGATGGAGAGGGCGCAAGCGTTGGCTTGGTGTTGTGATAGGTTCTTTTATCATGATTTTTTGGTACTTTTTAGGCTCTCTTATGCTTGGTTATGGCCTTTCGGGATCTTTAGCCGGTATTTGGGGAAACGTCATGCAAAATACATTAGGGCTTTTTGTTGGTTTTATTATCTTTAAGGCCATATTAAGGCAAAAAAAGAGATAA